The Manis javanica isolate MJ-LG chromosome 4, MJ_LKY, whole genome shotgun sequence genome contains a region encoding:
- the GCGR gene encoding glucagon receptor isoform X8, with product MVADRGEAAQTDPRGRQTGEPVFDGLEPSGPLAAPAAVTLGNQSVRPRGPFALAVQPQPDVGGRLPRGMLPALPRGPHLLLLLLACQVSTAIPSFLHPASPTCRWPHRLPPLSQLQAPAAQVMDFLFEKWQLYGNQCLHNLSLLPPPTELVCNRTFDKYSCWPDTPPNTTASMSCPWYLPWHHKVQHHFVFKRCGPDGQWVRGPRGQPWRNASQCRMDDEELKVQKEVAKMYNSFQVMYTVGYSLSLGALLLALVILLGLSKLHCTRNYIHANLFASFVLKASSVLAIDALLKTRYNQKIGNDLSVSIWLSDGAVAGCRAATVFMQYGVMANYCWLLVEGMYLHSLLGLASAPERSFFTLYLTVGWGAPMLFIVPWAVVKCLFENIQCWTSNGNMGFWWILRFPVFLAILINFCIFIHILHILVAKLRAHQMRYTDYKLRLAKSTLTLIPLLGVHEVVFAFVTDEHAQGTLRSAKLFFDLFLSSFQVSAPPVHRWSPPSPLTLGSALTISSLQGLLVAVLYCFLNKEVQSELLRCWHHWREGKALQKRPVGSHAASAQPTGGPCSEKLLLSIGGASNRASQDHSSETRLADSLPVLAESPI from the exons CCCCTGCTGCTGTGACACTTGGGAACCAGAGTGTGCGCCCACGAGGCCCCTTTGCGCTAGCTGTGCAGCCCCAGCCAGATGTGGGGGGGCGGCTGCCCAGAGGCATGCTCCCAGCCCTGCCACGCGGCCCTCacctcctgctgctgctcctggccTGCCAGGTGAGCACTGCCATCCCCTCGTTCCTGCaccctgccagccccacctgccGGTGGCCCCACCGTCTGCCGCCACTGTCCCAGCTGCAGGCCCCCGCTGCCCAGGTGATGGACTTCCTGTTTGAGAAGTGGCAGCTCTACGGCAACCAGTGTCTCCACAACCTgagcctgctgcccccacccacaG AGCTGGTCTGTAACAGAACCTTTGACAAGTATTCCTGCTGGCCAGACACCCCTCCCAACACTACAGCCAGCATGTCCTGCCCCTGGTACCTGCCCTGGCACCACAAAG TGCAGCACCACTTCGTCTTCAAGCGGTGTGGGCCCGATGGGCAGTGGGTGCGCGGGCCCCGGGGGCAGCCGTGGCGAAATGCCTCCCAGTGCCGGATGGATGACGAGGAGCTCAAGGTCCAG AAGGAGGTAGCCAAGATGTACAACAGCTTCCAGGTGATGTACACCGTGGGGTACTCCCTGTCCCTGGGGGCTCTGCTCCTGGCCCTGGTGATCTTGCTGGGCCTCAG CAAGCTGCACTGCACCCGAAACTACATCCATGCGAACCTGTTTGCGTCCTTTGTGCTCAAGGCCAGCTCTGTCCTGGCCATCGACGCGCTGCTCAAGACCCGCTACAACCAGAAGATTGGCAACGACCTCAGCGTGAGCATCTGGCTGAGTGACGGG GCGGTGGCCGGCTGCCGGGCGGCCACGGTGTTCATGCAATACGGCGTCATGGCCAACTACTGCTGGCTCCTGGTGGAGGGCATGTACCTGCACAGCCTGCTGGGCCTCGCCTCTGCCCCGGAGAGGAGCTTCTTCACCCTCTACCTGACCGTTGGCTGGG GCGCCCCCATGCTGTTCATCGTCCCCTGGGCGGTGGTTAAGTGTCTGTTCGAGAACATCCA GTGCTGGACCAGCAATGGCAACATGGGCTTCTGGTGGATCCTGCGCTTCCCGGTCTTCCTGGCCATCCTG ATCAACTTCTGCATCTTCATTCACATCCTGCACATCCTCGTGGCCAAGCTGCGAGCCCACCAGATGCGCTACACTGACTACAAGTTGCG ACTGGCCAAGTCCACGCTGACCCTCATACCTCTGCTGGGGGTCCACGAGGTGGTGTTCGCCTTCGTGACAGATGAGCACGCCCAGGGCACGCTGCGCTCCGCCAAGCTCTTTTTCGACCTCTTCCTTAGCTCCTTCCAGGTGTCTGCCCCGCCTGTGCACCGCTGGTCCCCCCCATCACCCCTCACCCTTGGGTCTGCCCTGACCATCTCCTCTCTCCAGGGCCTGCTGGTTGCTGTCCTCTACTGTTTTCTCAACAAGGAG GTGCAGTCAGAGCTGCTGCGGTGCTGGCACCACTGGCGCGAGGGCAAAGCGCTGCAGAAGCGCCCTGTTGGCAGCCATGCAGCCTCAGCCCAGCCCACCGGTGGCCCCTGCAGTGAGAAGCTGCTGCTGTCCATTGGGGGTGCCAGCAACAGGGCCAGCCAGGACCACTCTTCGGAGACCCGCTTGGCCGACAGCCTCCCCGTGTTGGCTGAGAGCCCCATCTGA
- the GCGR gene encoding glucagon receptor isoform X11, producing the protein MLPALPRGPHLLLLLLACQVSTAIPSFLHPASPTCRWPHRLPPLSQLQAPAAQVMDFLFEKWQLYGNQCLHNLSLLPPPTELVCNRTFDKYSCWPDTPPNTTASMSCPWYLPWHHKVQHHFVFKRCGPDGQWVRGPRGQPWRNASQCRMDDEELKVQKEVAKMYNSFQVMYTVGYSLSLGALLLALVILLGLSKLHCTRNYIHANLFASFVLKASSVLAIDALLKTRYNQKIGNDLSVSIWLSDGAVAGCRAATVFMQYGVMANYCWLLVEGMYLHSLLGLASAPERSFFTLYLTVGWGAPMLFIVPWAVVKCLFENIQCWTSNGNMGFWWILRFPVFLAILINFCIFIHILHILVAKLRAHQMRYTDYKLRLAKSTLTLIPLLGVHEVVFAFVTDEHAQGTLRSAKLFFDLFLSSFQVSAPPVHRWSPPSPLTLGSALTISSLQGLLVAVLYCFLNKEVQSELLRCWHHWREGKALQKRPVGSHAASAQPTGGPCSEKLLLSIGGASNRASQDHSSETRLADSLPVLAESPI; encoded by the exons ATGCTCCCAGCCCTGCCACGCGGCCCTCacctcctgctgctgctcctggccTGCCAGGTGAGCACTGCCATCCCCTCGTTCCTGCaccctgccagccccacctgccGGTGGCCCCACCGTCTGCCGCCACTGTCCCAGCTGCAGGCCCCCGCTGCCCAGGTGATGGACTTCCTGTTTGAGAAGTGGCAGCTCTACGGCAACCAGTGTCTCCACAACCTgagcctgctgcccccacccacaG AGCTGGTCTGTAACAGAACCTTTGACAAGTATTCCTGCTGGCCAGACACCCCTCCCAACACTACAGCCAGCATGTCCTGCCCCTGGTACCTGCCCTGGCACCACAAAG TGCAGCACCACTTCGTCTTCAAGCGGTGTGGGCCCGATGGGCAGTGGGTGCGCGGGCCCCGGGGGCAGCCGTGGCGAAATGCCTCCCAGTGCCGGATGGATGACGAGGAGCTCAAGGTCCAG AAGGAGGTAGCCAAGATGTACAACAGCTTCCAGGTGATGTACACCGTGGGGTACTCCCTGTCCCTGGGGGCTCTGCTCCTGGCCCTGGTGATCTTGCTGGGCCTCAG CAAGCTGCACTGCACCCGAAACTACATCCATGCGAACCTGTTTGCGTCCTTTGTGCTCAAGGCCAGCTCTGTCCTGGCCATCGACGCGCTGCTCAAGACCCGCTACAACCAGAAGATTGGCAACGACCTCAGCGTGAGCATCTGGCTGAGTGACGGG GCGGTGGCCGGCTGCCGGGCGGCCACGGTGTTCATGCAATACGGCGTCATGGCCAACTACTGCTGGCTCCTGGTGGAGGGCATGTACCTGCACAGCCTGCTGGGCCTCGCCTCTGCCCCGGAGAGGAGCTTCTTCACCCTCTACCTGACCGTTGGCTGGG GCGCCCCCATGCTGTTCATCGTCCCCTGGGCGGTGGTTAAGTGTCTGTTCGAGAACATCCA GTGCTGGACCAGCAATGGCAACATGGGCTTCTGGTGGATCCTGCGCTTCCCGGTCTTCCTGGCCATCCTG ATCAACTTCTGCATCTTCATTCACATCCTGCACATCCTCGTGGCCAAGCTGCGAGCCCACCAGATGCGCTACACTGACTACAAGTTGCG ACTGGCCAAGTCCACGCTGACCCTCATACCTCTGCTGGGGGTCCACGAGGTGGTGTTCGCCTTCGTGACAGATGAGCACGCCCAGGGCACGCTGCGCTCCGCCAAGCTCTTTTTCGACCTCTTCCTTAGCTCCTTCCAGGTGTCTGCCCCGCCTGTGCACCGCTGGTCCCCCCCATCACCCCTCACCCTTGGGTCTGCCCTGACCATCTCCTCTCTCCAGGGCCTGCTGGTTGCTGTCCTCTACTGTTTTCTCAACAAGGAG GTGCAGTCAGAGCTGCTGCGGTGCTGGCACCACTGGCGCGAGGGCAAAGCGCTGCAGAAGCGCCCTGTTGGCAGCCATGCAGCCTCAGCCCAGCCCACCGGTGGCCCCTGCAGTGAGAAGCTGCTGCTGTCCATTGGGGGTGCCAGCAACAGGGCCAGCCAGGACCACTCTTCGGAGACCCGCTTGGCCGACAGCCTCCCCGTGTTGGCTGAGAGCCCCATCTGA
- the GCGR gene encoding glucagon receptor isoform X7 has translation MLPALPRGPHLLLLLLACQLQAPAAQVMDFLFEKWQLYGNQCLHNLSLLPPPTELVCNRTFDKYSCWPDTPPNTTASMSCPWYLPWHHKVQHHFVFKRCGPDGQWVRGPRGQPWRNASQCRMDDEELKVQKEVAKMYNSFQVMYTVGYSLSLGALLLALVILLGLSKLHCTRNYIHANLFASFVLKASSVLAIDALLKTRYNQKIGNDLSVSIWLSDGAVAGCRAATVFMQYGVMANYCWLLVEGMYLHSLLGLASAPERSFFTLYLTVGWGAPMLFIVPWAVVKCLFENIQCWTSNGNMGFWWILRFPVFLAILINFCIFIHILHILVAKLRAHQMRYTDYKLRLAKSTLTLIPLLGVHEVVFAFVTDEHAQGTLRSAKLFFDLFLSSFQGLLVAVLYCFLNKEVQSELLRCWHHWREGKALQKRPVGSHAASAQPTGGPCSEKLLLSIGGASNRASQDHSSETRLADSLPVLAESPI, from the exons ATGCTCCCAGCCCTGCCACGCGGCCCTCacctcctgctgctgctcctggccTGCCAG CTGCAGGCCCCCGCTGCCCAGGTGATGGACTTCCTGTTTGAGAAGTGGCAGCTCTACGGCAACCAGTGTCTCCACAACCTgagcctgctgcccccacccacaG AGCTGGTCTGTAACAGAACCTTTGACAAGTATTCCTGCTGGCCAGACACCCCTCCCAACACTACAGCCAGCATGTCCTGCCCCTGGTACCTGCCCTGGCACCACAAAG TGCAGCACCACTTCGTCTTCAAGCGGTGTGGGCCCGATGGGCAGTGGGTGCGCGGGCCCCGGGGGCAGCCGTGGCGAAATGCCTCCCAGTGCCGGATGGATGACGAGGAGCTCAAGGTCCAG AAGGAGGTAGCCAAGATGTACAACAGCTTCCAGGTGATGTACACCGTGGGGTACTCCCTGTCCCTGGGGGCTCTGCTCCTGGCCCTGGTGATCTTGCTGGGCCTCAG CAAGCTGCACTGCACCCGAAACTACATCCATGCGAACCTGTTTGCGTCCTTTGTGCTCAAGGCCAGCTCTGTCCTGGCCATCGACGCGCTGCTCAAGACCCGCTACAACCAGAAGATTGGCAACGACCTCAGCGTGAGCATCTGGCTGAGTGACGGG GCGGTGGCCGGCTGCCGGGCGGCCACGGTGTTCATGCAATACGGCGTCATGGCCAACTACTGCTGGCTCCTGGTGGAGGGCATGTACCTGCACAGCCTGCTGGGCCTCGCCTCTGCCCCGGAGAGGAGCTTCTTCACCCTCTACCTGACCGTTGGCTGGG GCGCCCCCATGCTGTTCATCGTCCCCTGGGCGGTGGTTAAGTGTCTGTTCGAGAACATCCA GTGCTGGACCAGCAATGGCAACATGGGCTTCTGGTGGATCCTGCGCTTCCCGGTCTTCCTGGCCATCCTG ATCAACTTCTGCATCTTCATTCACATCCTGCACATCCTCGTGGCCAAGCTGCGAGCCCACCAGATGCGCTACACTGACTACAAGTTGCG ACTGGCCAAGTCCACGCTGACCCTCATACCTCTGCTGGGGGTCCACGAGGTGGTGTTCGCCTTCGTGACAGATGAGCACGCCCAGGGCACGCTGCGCTCCGCCAAGCTCTTTTTCGACCTCTTCCTTAGCTCCTTCCAG GGCCTGCTGGTTGCTGTCCTCTACTGTTTTCTCAACAAGGAG GTGCAGTCAGAGCTGCTGCGGTGCTGGCACCACTGGCGCGAGGGCAAAGCGCTGCAGAAGCGCCCTGTTGGCAGCCATGCAGCCTCAGCCCAGCCCACCGGTGGCCCCTGCAGTGAGAAGCTGCTGCTGTCCATTGGGGGTGCCAGCAACAGGGCCAGCCAGGACCACTCTTCGGAGACCCGCTTGGCCGACAGCCTCCCCGTGTTGGCTGAGAGCCCCATCTGA
- the GCGR gene encoding glucagon receptor isoform X1 gives MLPALPRGPHLLLLLLACQVSTAIPSFLHPASPTCRWPHRLPPLSQLQAPAAQVMDFLFEKWQLYGNQCLHNLSLLPPPTELVCNRTFDKYSCWPDTPPNTTASMSCPWYLPWHHKVQHHFVFKRCGPDGQWVRGPRGQPWRNASQCRMDDEELKVQKEVAKMYNSFQVMYTVGYSLSLGALLLALVILLGLSKLHCTRNYIHANLFASFVLKASSVLAIDALLKTRYNQKIGNDLSVSIWLSDGAVAGCRAATVFMQYGVMANYCWLLVEGMYLHSLLGLASAPERSFFTLYLTVGWGAPMLFIVPWAVVKCLFENIQCWTSNGNMGFWWILRFPVFLAILINFCIFIHILHILVAKLRAHQMRYTDYKLRACWLLSSTVFSTRRCSQSCCGAGTTGARAKRCRSALLAAMQPQPSPPVAPAVRSCCCPLGVPATGPARTTLRRPAWPTASPCWLRAPSEAPAGVRLGGLERAPPGSPGELGSGPTVLMASPPMPTRCPGRRGSCCVSACPRIPPHVSVPRAEELRVLQ, from the exons ATGCTCCCAGCCCTGCCACGCGGCCCTCacctcctgctgctgctcctggccTGCCAGGTGAGCACTGCCATCCCCTCGTTCCTGCaccctgccagccccacctgccGGTGGCCCCACCGTCTGCCGCCACTGTCCCAGCTGCAGGCCCCCGCTGCCCAGGTGATGGACTTCCTGTTTGAGAAGTGGCAGCTCTACGGCAACCAGTGTCTCCACAACCTgagcctgctgcccccacccacaG AGCTGGTCTGTAACAGAACCTTTGACAAGTATTCCTGCTGGCCAGACACCCCTCCCAACACTACAGCCAGCATGTCCTGCCCCTGGTACCTGCCCTGGCACCACAAAG TGCAGCACCACTTCGTCTTCAAGCGGTGTGGGCCCGATGGGCAGTGGGTGCGCGGGCCCCGGGGGCAGCCGTGGCGAAATGCCTCCCAGTGCCGGATGGATGACGAGGAGCTCAAGGTCCAG AAGGAGGTAGCCAAGATGTACAACAGCTTCCAGGTGATGTACACCGTGGGGTACTCCCTGTCCCTGGGGGCTCTGCTCCTGGCCCTGGTGATCTTGCTGGGCCTCAG CAAGCTGCACTGCACCCGAAACTACATCCATGCGAACCTGTTTGCGTCCTTTGTGCTCAAGGCCAGCTCTGTCCTGGCCATCGACGCGCTGCTCAAGACCCGCTACAACCAGAAGATTGGCAACGACCTCAGCGTGAGCATCTGGCTGAGTGACGGG GCGGTGGCCGGCTGCCGGGCGGCCACGGTGTTCATGCAATACGGCGTCATGGCCAACTACTGCTGGCTCCTGGTGGAGGGCATGTACCTGCACAGCCTGCTGGGCCTCGCCTCTGCCCCGGAGAGGAGCTTCTTCACCCTCTACCTGACCGTTGGCTGGG GCGCCCCCATGCTGTTCATCGTCCCCTGGGCGGTGGTTAAGTGTCTGTTCGAGAACATCCA GTGCTGGACCAGCAATGGCAACATGGGCTTCTGGTGGATCCTGCGCTTCCCGGTCTTCCTGGCCATCCTG ATCAACTTCTGCATCTTCATTCACATCCTGCACATCCTCGTGGCCAAGCTGCGAGCCCACCAGATGCGCTACACTGACTACAAGTTGCG GGCCTGCTGGTTGCTGTCCTCTACTGTTTTCTCAACAAGGAG GTGCAGTCAGAGCTGCTGCGGTGCTGGCACCACTGGCGCGAGGGCAAAGCGCTGCAGAAGCGCCCTGTTGGCAGCCATGCAGCCTCAGCCCAGCCCACCGGTGGCCCCTGCAGTGAGAAGCTGCTGCTGTCCATTGGGGGTGCCAGCAACAGGGCCAGCCAGGACCACTCTTCGGAGACCCGCTTGGCCGACAGCCTCCCCGTGTTGGCTGAGAGCCCCATCTGAAGCCCCTGCTGGGGTCAGACTCGGGGGCCTAGAGAGGGCACCTCCAGGCAGCCCAGGGGAGCTGGGCAGTGGCCCCACTGTCCTCATGGCCTCTCCTCCCATGCCTACTCGGTGCCCAGGGCGGCGGGGAAGCTGCTGTGTGAGTGCATGCCCGCGCATCCCGCCGCATGTCAGCGTGCCCAGGGCTGAGGAGTTGCGTGTCCTCCAATAA
- the GCGR gene encoding glucagon receptor isoform X2 translates to MLPALPRGPHLLLLLLACQVSTAIPSFLHPASPTCRWPHRLPPLSQLQAPAAQVMDFLFEKWQLYGNQCLHNLSLLPPPTELVCNRTFDKYSCWPDTPPNTTASMSCPWYLPWHHKVQHHFVFKRCGPDGQWVRGPRGQPWRNASQCRMDDEELKVQKEVAKMYNSFQVMYTVGYSLSLGALLLALVILLGLSKLHCTRNYIHANLFASFVLKASSVLAIDALLKTRYNQKIGNDLSAVAGCRAATVFMQYGVMANYCWLLVEGMYLHSLLGLASAPERSFFTLYLTVGWGAPMLFIVPWAVVKCLFENIQCWTSNGNMGFWWILRFPVFLAILINFCIFIHILHILVAKLRAHQMRYTDYKLRLAKSTLTLIPLLGVHEVVFAFVTDEHAQGTLRSAKLFFDLFLSSFQVSAPPVHRWSPPSPLTLGSALTISSLQGLLVAVLYCFLNKEVQSELLRCWHHWREGKALQKRPVGSHAASAQPTGGPCSEKLLLSIGGASNRASQDHSSETRLADSLPVLAESPI, encoded by the exons ATGCTCCCAGCCCTGCCACGCGGCCCTCacctcctgctgctgctcctggccTGCCAGGTGAGCACTGCCATCCCCTCGTTCCTGCaccctgccagccccacctgccGGTGGCCCCACCGTCTGCCGCCACTGTCCCAGCTGCAGGCCCCCGCTGCCCAGGTGATGGACTTCCTGTTTGAGAAGTGGCAGCTCTACGGCAACCAGTGTCTCCACAACCTgagcctgctgcccccacccacaG AGCTGGTCTGTAACAGAACCTTTGACAAGTATTCCTGCTGGCCAGACACCCCTCCCAACACTACAGCCAGCATGTCCTGCCCCTGGTACCTGCCCTGGCACCACAAAG TGCAGCACCACTTCGTCTTCAAGCGGTGTGGGCCCGATGGGCAGTGGGTGCGCGGGCCCCGGGGGCAGCCGTGGCGAAATGCCTCCCAGTGCCGGATGGATGACGAGGAGCTCAAGGTCCAG AAGGAGGTAGCCAAGATGTACAACAGCTTCCAGGTGATGTACACCGTGGGGTACTCCCTGTCCCTGGGGGCTCTGCTCCTGGCCCTGGTGATCTTGCTGGGCCTCAG CAAGCTGCACTGCACCCGAAACTACATCCATGCGAACCTGTTTGCGTCCTTTGTGCTCAAGGCCAGCTCTGTCCTGGCCATCGACGCGCTGCTCAAGACCCGCTACAACCAGAAGATTGGCAACGACCTCAGC GCGGTGGCCGGCTGCCGGGCGGCCACGGTGTTCATGCAATACGGCGTCATGGCCAACTACTGCTGGCTCCTGGTGGAGGGCATGTACCTGCACAGCCTGCTGGGCCTCGCCTCTGCCCCGGAGAGGAGCTTCTTCACCCTCTACCTGACCGTTGGCTGGG GCGCCCCCATGCTGTTCATCGTCCCCTGGGCGGTGGTTAAGTGTCTGTTCGAGAACATCCA GTGCTGGACCAGCAATGGCAACATGGGCTTCTGGTGGATCCTGCGCTTCCCGGTCTTCCTGGCCATCCTG ATCAACTTCTGCATCTTCATTCACATCCTGCACATCCTCGTGGCCAAGCTGCGAGCCCACCAGATGCGCTACACTGACTACAAGTTGCG ACTGGCCAAGTCCACGCTGACCCTCATACCTCTGCTGGGGGTCCACGAGGTGGTGTTCGCCTTCGTGACAGATGAGCACGCCCAGGGCACGCTGCGCTCCGCCAAGCTCTTTTTCGACCTCTTCCTTAGCTCCTTCCAGGTGTCTGCCCCGCCTGTGCACCGCTGGTCCCCCCCATCACCCCTCACCCTTGGGTCTGCCCTGACCATCTCCTCTCTCCAGGGCCTGCTGGTTGCTGTCCTCTACTGTTTTCTCAACAAGGAG GTGCAGTCAGAGCTGCTGCGGTGCTGGCACCACTGGCGCGAGGGCAAAGCGCTGCAGAAGCGCCCTGTTGGCAGCCATGCAGCCTCAGCCCAGCCCACCGGTGGCCCCTGCAGTGAGAAGCTGCTGCTGTCCATTGGGGGTGCCAGCAACAGGGCCAGCCAGGACCACTCTTCGGAGACCCGCTTGGCCGACAGCCTCCCCGTGTTGGCTGAGAGCCCCATCTGA
- the GCGR gene encoding glucagon receptor isoform X4: MLPALPRGPHLLLLLLACQLQAPAAQVMDFLFEKWQLYGNQCLHNLSLLPPPTELVCNRTFDKYSCWPDTPPNTTASMSCPWYLPWHHKVQHHFVFKRCGPDGQWVRGPRGQPWRNASQCRMDDEELKVQKEVAKMYNSFQVMYTVGYSLSLGALLLALVILLGLSKLHCTRNYIHANLFASFVLKASSVLAIDALLKTRYNQKIGNDLSVSIWLSDGAVAGCRAATVFMQYGVMANYCWLLVEGMYLHSLLGLASAPERSFFTLYLTVGWGAPMLFIVPWAVVKCLFENIQCWTSNGNMGFWWILRFPVFLAILINFCIFIHILHILVAKLRAHQMRYTDYKLRLAKSTLTLIPLLGVHEVVFAFVTDEHAQGTLRSAKLFFDLFLSSFQVSAPPVHRWSPPSPLTLGSALTISSLQGLLVAVLYCFLNKEVQSELLRCWHHWREGKALQKRPVGSHAASAQPTGGPCSEKLLLSIGGASNRASQDHSSETRLADSLPVLAESPI; the protein is encoded by the exons ATGCTCCCAGCCCTGCCACGCGGCCCTCacctcctgctgctgctcctggccTGCCAG CTGCAGGCCCCCGCTGCCCAGGTGATGGACTTCCTGTTTGAGAAGTGGCAGCTCTACGGCAACCAGTGTCTCCACAACCTgagcctgctgcccccacccacaG AGCTGGTCTGTAACAGAACCTTTGACAAGTATTCCTGCTGGCCAGACACCCCTCCCAACACTACAGCCAGCATGTCCTGCCCCTGGTACCTGCCCTGGCACCACAAAG TGCAGCACCACTTCGTCTTCAAGCGGTGTGGGCCCGATGGGCAGTGGGTGCGCGGGCCCCGGGGGCAGCCGTGGCGAAATGCCTCCCAGTGCCGGATGGATGACGAGGAGCTCAAGGTCCAG AAGGAGGTAGCCAAGATGTACAACAGCTTCCAGGTGATGTACACCGTGGGGTACTCCCTGTCCCTGGGGGCTCTGCTCCTGGCCCTGGTGATCTTGCTGGGCCTCAG CAAGCTGCACTGCACCCGAAACTACATCCATGCGAACCTGTTTGCGTCCTTTGTGCTCAAGGCCAGCTCTGTCCTGGCCATCGACGCGCTGCTCAAGACCCGCTACAACCAGAAGATTGGCAACGACCTCAGCGTGAGCATCTGGCTGAGTGACGGG GCGGTGGCCGGCTGCCGGGCGGCCACGGTGTTCATGCAATACGGCGTCATGGCCAACTACTGCTGGCTCCTGGTGGAGGGCATGTACCTGCACAGCCTGCTGGGCCTCGCCTCTGCCCCGGAGAGGAGCTTCTTCACCCTCTACCTGACCGTTGGCTGGG GCGCCCCCATGCTGTTCATCGTCCCCTGGGCGGTGGTTAAGTGTCTGTTCGAGAACATCCA GTGCTGGACCAGCAATGGCAACATGGGCTTCTGGTGGATCCTGCGCTTCCCGGTCTTCCTGGCCATCCTG ATCAACTTCTGCATCTTCATTCACATCCTGCACATCCTCGTGGCCAAGCTGCGAGCCCACCAGATGCGCTACACTGACTACAAGTTGCG ACTGGCCAAGTCCACGCTGACCCTCATACCTCTGCTGGGGGTCCACGAGGTGGTGTTCGCCTTCGTGACAGATGAGCACGCCCAGGGCACGCTGCGCTCCGCCAAGCTCTTTTTCGACCTCTTCCTTAGCTCCTTCCAGGTGTCTGCCCCGCCTGTGCACCGCTGGTCCCCCCCATCACCCCTCACCCTTGGGTCTGCCCTGACCATCTCCTCTCTCCAGGGCCTGCTGGTTGCTGTCCTCTACTGTTTTCTCAACAAGGAG GTGCAGTCAGAGCTGCTGCGGTGCTGGCACCACTGGCGCGAGGGCAAAGCGCTGCAGAAGCGCCCTGTTGGCAGCCATGCAGCCTCAGCCCAGCCCACCGGTGGCCCCTGCAGTGAGAAGCTGCTGCTGTCCATTGGGGGTGCCAGCAACAGGGCCAGCCAGGACCACTCTTCGGAGACCCGCTTGGCCGACAGCCTCCCCGTGTTGGCTGAGAGCCCCATCTGA
- the GCGR gene encoding glucagon receptor isoform X9, translated as MLPALPRGPHLLLLLLACQVSTAIPSFLHPASPTCRWPHRLPPLSQLQAPAAQVMDFLFEKWQLYGNQCLHNLSLLPPPTELVCNRTFDKYSCWPDTPPNTTASMSCPWYLPWHHKVQHHFVFKRCGPDGQWVRGPRGQPWRNASQCRMDDEELKVQKEVAKMYNSFQVMYTVGYSLSLGALLLALVILLGLSKLHCTRNYIHANLFASFVLKASSVLAIDALLKTRYNQKIGNDLSVSIWLSDGAVAGCRAATVFMQYGVMANYCWLLVEGMYLHSLLGLASAPERSFFTLYLTVGWGAPMLFIVPWAVVKCLFENIQCWTSNGNMGFWWILRFPVFLAILGLLVAVLYCFLNKEVQSELLRCWHHWREGKALQKRPVGSHAASAQPTGGPCSEKLLLSIGGASNRASQDHSSETRLADSLPVLAESPI; from the exons ATGCTCCCAGCCCTGCCACGCGGCCCTCacctcctgctgctgctcctggccTGCCAGGTGAGCACTGCCATCCCCTCGTTCCTGCaccctgccagccccacctgccGGTGGCCCCACCGTCTGCCGCCACTGTCCCAGCTGCAGGCCCCCGCTGCCCAGGTGATGGACTTCCTGTTTGAGAAGTGGCAGCTCTACGGCAACCAGTGTCTCCACAACCTgagcctgctgcccccacccacaG AGCTGGTCTGTAACAGAACCTTTGACAAGTATTCCTGCTGGCCAGACACCCCTCCCAACACTACAGCCAGCATGTCCTGCCCCTGGTACCTGCCCTGGCACCACAAAG TGCAGCACCACTTCGTCTTCAAGCGGTGTGGGCCCGATGGGCAGTGGGTGCGCGGGCCCCGGGGGCAGCCGTGGCGAAATGCCTCCCAGTGCCGGATGGATGACGAGGAGCTCAAGGTCCAG AAGGAGGTAGCCAAGATGTACAACAGCTTCCAGGTGATGTACACCGTGGGGTACTCCCTGTCCCTGGGGGCTCTGCTCCTGGCCCTGGTGATCTTGCTGGGCCTCAG CAAGCTGCACTGCACCCGAAACTACATCCATGCGAACCTGTTTGCGTCCTTTGTGCTCAAGGCCAGCTCTGTCCTGGCCATCGACGCGCTGCTCAAGACCCGCTACAACCAGAAGATTGGCAACGACCTCAGCGTGAGCATCTGGCTGAGTGACGGG GCGGTGGCCGGCTGCCGGGCGGCCACGGTGTTCATGCAATACGGCGTCATGGCCAACTACTGCTGGCTCCTGGTGGAGGGCATGTACCTGCACAGCCTGCTGGGCCTCGCCTCTGCCCCGGAGAGGAGCTTCTTCACCCTCTACCTGACCGTTGGCTGGG GCGCCCCCATGCTGTTCATCGTCCCCTGGGCGGTGGTTAAGTGTCTGTTCGAGAACATCCA GTGCTGGACCAGCAATGGCAACATGGGCTTCTGGTGGATCCTGCGCTTCCCGGTCTTCCTGGCCATCCTG GGCCTGCTGGTTGCTGTCCTCTACTGTTTTCTCAACAAGGAG GTGCAGTCAGAGCTGCTGCGGTGCTGGCACCACTGGCGCGAGGGCAAAGCGCTGCAGAAGCGCCCTGTTGGCAGCCATGCAGCCTCAGCCCAGCCCACCGGTGGCCCCTGCAGTGAGAAGCTGCTGCTGTCCATTGGGGGTGCCAGCAACAGGGCCAGCCAGGACCACTCTTCGGAGACCCGCTTGGCCGACAGCCTCCCCGTGTTGGCTGAGAGCCCCATCTGA